The Anopheles coluzzii chromosome 2, AcolN3, whole genome shotgun sequence genome window below encodes:
- the LOC120947271 gene encoding glycine receptor subunit alpha-1-like isoform X1, with product MRCTYIASLFWLFELCIPARTATINYQYQEGIEYDKNVKPAGTLTDVSVSLYINRISGVDENKEEISFDVFLQITWEDLRIQPVFNNKVGEYVELTKADRDMIWVPDLYIRQLREMKMLTLFEEISSLRLYENSTISLSIGATIIIKCDMDFVLYPLDVQRCPVDFSSYKYPVKDLRFRWRSENALSFPNDFGDGFFRLPKYVVSFYTEQESQIVNYSDDNHSSARLEITLSREVKSYLLENYLPSTLFVSISWGSFVVVPEIVPGRMVLLVTTLLSLITMFDTVRNNSPDALELKCLEVWLISCTLFVFFALMEYFIVLFGIRYDKHWRVAKAQHASSIPPSITLQSAVTMAQSTMDTSINSASFQRENGLEHATLKVSGTNKIQPHDHNSKTTSASLSNIQDTVQSAQKVSSVMTRKRFRNVADVALLYAGSQRGRLDQLSLIIFPVSFLIFTISYWTMYLTESKKNFK from the exons ATGCGTTGCACATACATAGCAAG tttgttttggcTTTTCGAACTATGTATCCCCGCTAGGACGGCCACTATCAATTACCAGTATCAAGAGGGCATCGAGTATGATAAAAACGTAAAGCCag CAGGCACACTTACAGATGTATCCGTTTCGCTCTACATTAACCGAATATCAGGCGTGGATGAAAACAAGGAA GAAATTTCCTTCGATGTCTTCCTTCAAATTACATGGGAAGACCTTCGAATACAGCCTGTGTTTAACAACAAGGTAGGCGAGTATGTGGAACTGACAAAAGCCGACCGAGATATGATATGGGTTCCGGATCTTTACATTCGACAACTGCGAGAGATGAAAATGCTAACCTTATTCGAGGAAATATCCAGCCTACGGTTATATGAAAACAGCACCATCAGCTTGAGCATAGG AGCAACAATCATCATCAAATGCGACATGGACTTTGTGCTGTACCCGCTCGATGTGCAGAGATGTCCTGTCGATTTCAGCAGCT ACAAATATCCAGTAAAAGATTTACGGTTCCGCTGGAGATCCGAAAATGCCTTATCCTTCCCCAATGACTTTGGGGATGGTTTTTTTCGGCTTCCAAAGTATGTGGTTTCTTTCTACACTGAACAGGAATCACAGATAGTCAATTACAGCGATG ATAATCATAGTTCAGCTAGATTAGAAATAACCCTGTCGAGAGAAGTAAAGAGCTATCTGCTGGAAAACTATCTTCCATCCACGTTATTCGTCTCTATATCCTGGGGGTCTTTTGTGGTCGTCCCAGAAATCGTGCCAGGGCGGATGGTGCTGCTAGTCACAACACTGCTATCATTGATAACAATGTTCGATACAGTGAGGAATAATTCGCCAGATGCGCTGGAACTGAAGTGCCTTGAA GTGTGGCTCATATCCTGTActttgtttgtgttctttgcACTAATGGAGTACTTTATTGTGCTGTTCGGGATACGATACGATAAGCATTGGCGTGTGGCCAAAGCTCAGCATGCCTCATCAATACCACCTTCCATCACACTGCAGTCAGCAGTGACGATGGCTCAAAGCACGATGGACACATCG ATAAATTCGGCATCATTTCAACGCGAAAACGGTCTTGAGCATGCCACCCTGAAGGTTTCAGGCACTAACAAGATTCAACCGCACGatcacaacagcaaaacaacgtcAGCTTCCCTCAGCAATATACAAGACACTGTACAAAGCGCCCAGAAAGTGTCGTCTGTGATGACCAGAAAAAG GTTTCGGAACGTCGCAGATGTTGCACTCCTGTATGCAGGCTCCCAGCGAGGCAGATTGGATCAGCTATCTTTAATCATTTTCCCTGTCAGCTTTCTTATATTCACCATATCCTATTGGACTATGTATTTAACTGAATCTAAGAAAAATTTCAAGTAA
- the LOC120947271 gene encoding glycine receptor subunit alpha-1-like isoform X2 — protein MRCTYIASLFWLFELCIPARTATINYQYQEGIEYDKNVKPGTLTDVSVSLYINRISGVDENKEEISFDVFLQITWEDLRIQPVFNNKVGEYVELTKADRDMIWVPDLYIRQLREMKMLTLFEEISSLRLYENSTISLSIGATIIIKCDMDFVLYPLDVQRCPVDFSSYKYPVKDLRFRWRSENALSFPNDFGDGFFRLPKYVVSFYTEQESQIVNYSDDNHSSARLEITLSREVKSYLLENYLPSTLFVSISWGSFVVVPEIVPGRMVLLVTTLLSLITMFDTVRNNSPDALELKCLEVWLISCTLFVFFALMEYFIVLFGIRYDKHWRVAKAQHASSIPPSITLQSAVTMAQSTMDTSINSASFQRENGLEHATLKVSGTNKIQPHDHNSKTTSASLSNIQDTVQSAQKVSSVMTRKRFRNVADVALLYAGSQRGRLDQLSLIIFPVSFLIFTISYWTMYLTESKKNFK, from the exons ATGCGTTGCACATACATAGCAAG tttgttttggcTTTTCGAACTATGTATCCCCGCTAGGACGGCCACTATCAATTACCAGTATCAAGAGGGCATCGAGTATGATAAAAACGTAAAGCCag GCACACTTACAGATGTATCCGTTTCGCTCTACATTAACCGAATATCAGGCGTGGATGAAAACAAGGAA GAAATTTCCTTCGATGTCTTCCTTCAAATTACATGGGAAGACCTTCGAATACAGCCTGTGTTTAACAACAAGGTAGGCGAGTATGTGGAACTGACAAAAGCCGACCGAGATATGATATGGGTTCCGGATCTTTACATTCGACAACTGCGAGAGATGAAAATGCTAACCTTATTCGAGGAAATATCCAGCCTACGGTTATATGAAAACAGCACCATCAGCTTGAGCATAGG AGCAACAATCATCATCAAATGCGACATGGACTTTGTGCTGTACCCGCTCGATGTGCAGAGATGTCCTGTCGATTTCAGCAGCT ACAAATATCCAGTAAAAGATTTACGGTTCCGCTGGAGATCCGAAAATGCCTTATCCTTCCCCAATGACTTTGGGGATGGTTTTTTTCGGCTTCCAAAGTATGTGGTTTCTTTCTACACTGAACAGGAATCACAGATAGTCAATTACAGCGATG ATAATCATAGTTCAGCTAGATTAGAAATAACCCTGTCGAGAGAAGTAAAGAGCTATCTGCTGGAAAACTATCTTCCATCCACGTTATTCGTCTCTATATCCTGGGGGTCTTTTGTGGTCGTCCCAGAAATCGTGCCAGGGCGGATGGTGCTGCTAGTCACAACACTGCTATCATTGATAACAATGTTCGATACAGTGAGGAATAATTCGCCAGATGCGCTGGAACTGAAGTGCCTTGAA GTGTGGCTCATATCCTGTActttgtttgtgttctttgcACTAATGGAGTACTTTATTGTGCTGTTCGGGATACGATACGATAAGCATTGGCGTGTGGCCAAAGCTCAGCATGCCTCATCAATACCACCTTCCATCACACTGCAGTCAGCAGTGACGATGGCTCAAAGCACGATGGACACATCG ATAAATTCGGCATCATTTCAACGCGAAAACGGTCTTGAGCATGCCACCCTGAAGGTTTCAGGCACTAACAAGATTCAACCGCACGatcacaacagcaaaacaacgtcAGCTTCCCTCAGCAATATACAAGACACTGTACAAAGCGCCCAGAAAGTGTCGTCTGTGATGACCAGAAAAAG GTTTCGGAACGTCGCAGATGTTGCACTCCTGTATGCAGGCTCCCAGCGAGGCAGATTGGATCAGCTATCTTTAATCATTTTCCCTGTCAGCTTTCTTATATTCACCATATCCTATTGGACTATGTATTTAACTGAATCTAAGAAAAATTTCAAGTAA